A genome region from Musa acuminata AAA Group cultivar baxijiao chromosome BXJ3-5, Cavendish_Baxijiao_AAA, whole genome shotgun sequence includes the following:
- the LOC103985422 gene encoding uncharacterized protein LOC103985422: MTTPSRRTSGPVLAFRSSISPRASGGASFASSSSRITGRSRNSFSQQRSAQPPAPPVRFSLDRSISYGCSLKRSPAAPARRTCLCSPSTHPGSFRCSLHKGLDHHNPSHVVAAAAASPSNRLNARRSAMANSLVRIGAVEGEWVKRALAALIRPSSHQQRRRTNFQPRPTRLSRMSKAVQPIDLESGS, translated from the coding sequence ATGACAACCCCTTCAAGAAGAACCAGCGGTCCGGTGCTCGCTTTCCGTTCATCGATCTCTCCCCGAGCCAGCGGCGGTGCCTCCTTCGCCTCGTCGTCGTCCAGGATCACCGGTCGCTCCCGTAACTCCTTTTCCCAGCAACGATCCGCCCAACCTCCGGCCCCTCCCGTCCGTTTCTCCCTCGACCGATCCATCTCCTATGGCTGCTCCTTAAAGCGATCCCCAGCCGCTCCCGCCCGCCGCACCTGTCTCTGCTCCCCATCCACCCACCCTGGATCCTTCCGCTGCAGCCTCCACAAGGGCCTCGACCACCATAACCCCAGCcacgtcgtcgccgccgctgccgcttcgCCCTCGAACAGGCTTAACGCCCGTAGGTCCGCGATGGCCAACTCACTGGTCCGGATCGGGGCCGTGGAGGGAGAGTGGGTGAAGCGCGCCCTCGCCGCCCTCATCCGCCCCTCCTCCCATCAGCAGCGGAGGCGAACCAACTTCCAACCCCGCCCCACCCGCCTCTCCCGGATGTCCAAGGCCGTCCAACCCATAGATCTCGAATCAGGTtcgtaa